The following are encoded together in the Humulus lupulus chromosome 5, drHumLupu1.1, whole genome shotgun sequence genome:
- the LOC133779602 gene encoding WAT1-related protein At4g19185-like: MSPLCRRIRPPLNKHLLLTFFFLWLTGIFGNQLLFLIGLGYTNPTFAAAIQPTIPVFTFILAVLMGTERVNLLRTEGQAKIGGTLICVSGAVFMCFYRGRALIGNMEPEFSAQSEIIARGQPEPVGWLMSSFLEFGLDHFHLGVLCLIGKCMCMAAFLAIQGTIVSALNYGLLTWCNKILGPALVATYNPLQPATSAFLSRIFLGSPIYLGRLMLLLYSLVT; the protein is encoded by the exons ATGTCTCCTCTGTGTAGGCGGATTCGACCACCATTGAATAAACATCTTCTCCTAACATTCTTTTTTCTTTGGTTAACTGG GATATTTGGAAACCAGCTTTTATTTCTAATTGGTCTTGGATACACAAATCCAACTTTTGCTGCTGCCATACAACCTACCATTCCAGTATTtacattcatcttggcagtcctAATGGG TACAGAACGAGTGAACTTGCTCAGGACTGAAGGTCAGGCGAAGATTGGAGGCACTCTCATTTGTGTTTCTGGTGCTGTATTTATGTGTTTCTACCGTGGTCGAGCTTTGATAGGAAATATGGAGCCTGAATTTTCAGCACAAAGTGAAATAATTGCCAGAGGTCAACCTGAACCTGTGGGATGGCTAATGTCTAGTTTTTTAGAGTTTGGGCTTGATCATTTTCACCTTGGAGTTTTGTGCTTAATTGGAAAATGCATGTGCATGGCTGCATTTCTGGCCATTCAG GGCACTATTGTATCTGCACTTAATTATGGACTTCTGACATGGTGCAATAAGATCTTGGGGCCTGCTTTGGTTGCTACATACAATCCACTTCAACCTGCTACTTCTGCCTTCTTGTCCAGAATTTTCCTTGGGAGCCCTATCTATTTGGGAAG GTTGATGCTGCTCTTATACTCCTTGGTAACATGA
- the LOC133779603 gene encoding uncharacterized protein LOC133779603 — protein MPPCMHQFFLAAYLIFLSPTQEGSWKHEAYLLFPVHLDGTLLDNANTMNAKKELFSTTNVLHIFRQLCAGLEHMHNLDPPYCHNDVKPGNVLITHGKGQPPLAILMDFGSARPARRQIQSRSKALQL, from the exons ATGCCACCCTGTATGCACCAGTTTTTTCTGGCTGCATACTTGATATTTCTTTCT CCTACACAAGAAGGATCTTGGAAGCATGAAGCATATTTGTTGTTTCCAGTTCATTTGGATGGAACATTGTTGGACAATGCTAACACTATGAATGCTAAAAAGGAGTTATTCTCAACCACTAATGTTCTTCATATATTTCGACAG CTTTGTGCAGGACTCGAGCACATGCACAATTTAGATCCACCATATTGTCATAATGATGTCAAGCCTGGTAATGTCCTCATAACTCATGGGAAAGGACAACCACCACTAGCCATATTGATGGATTTTGGCAGTGCTCGGCCTGCAAGGAGGCAGATTCAATCTCGTTCTAAGGCACTACAATTGTAG